The following coding sequences are from one Methanobrevibacter olleyae window:
- a CDS encoding formate--phosphoribosylaminoimidazolecarboxamide ligase — MGKVSKNKILEILEGYDKENITIATLGSHTSLHILNGAKKEGFRTAIVCEKGREIPYERFKVADEFIMVDEFKDIVNEDVQQKLRDMNAIVIPHGSFVAYAGLDNVEDKFNVPMFGNRDILRWEAERDLERQLLVNGKIRIPVKYDDPSKIDRAVMVKFPGARGGRGYFVASSPEEFNDKIDAMKERGWIEDEDVAQAHIEEYVSGCNYCIHYFYSALNDEVELMGMDSRYESSIDGFVRMPAKDQLSIDISPSYVVTGNHPVVMRESLLPQAFEIGDKLVKSAAELVKPGLNGPFCIQTLVNDNLEVVVFETSARTDGGTNTFMEGSSYSYLKYGEGMSMGRRVAREIKMALENGGFEKIIT; from the coding sequence ATGGGAAAAGTTAGTAAAAATAAAATATTGGAGATTTTAGAAGGGTATGATAAAGAAAATATTACTATTGCTACCTTAGGTAGCCACACTTCTTTACATATTCTTAATGGTGCTAAAAAAGAAGGATTTAGAACTGCTATTGTCTGTGAAAAAGGTAGAGAAATACCTTATGAACGTTTTAAAGTTGCAGATGAATTCATTATGGTTGATGAATTTAAAGATATTGTAAATGAAGATGTTCAGCAAAAGCTAAGAGACATGAATGCAATTGTTATTCCTCATGGGTCTTTTGTTGCATATGCAGGTTTGGATAATGTTGAAGATAAATTCAATGTTCCTATGTTTGGTAACAGAGACATCTTAAGATGGGAAGCTGAAAGAGACTTAGAAAGACAATTACTTGTAAATGGTAAAATTAGAATCCCCGTGAAATATGATGATCCATCAAAAATTGACCGTGCTGTAATGGTTAAATTCCCTGGAGCAAGAGGTGGAAGAGGATACTTTGTAGCTTCATCTCCTGAAGAATTTAATGATAAAATTGATGCAATGAAAGAACGTGGATGGATTGAAGATGAAGATGTAGCACAAGCTCACATAGAAGAATATGTATCTGGTTGTAATTACTGTATCCACTACTTCTACTCTGCATTAAATGATGAAGTGGAACTTATGGGTATGGATAGTAGGTATGAATCTAGTATTGATGGATTTGTAAGAATGCCTGCTAAAGACCAATTATCTATTGATATTAGTCCATCTTATGTTGTAACTGGTAACCATCCAGTTGTTATGAGGGAATCATTACTTCCACAGGCATTTGAAATTGGTGATAAATTAGTTAAAAGTGCTGCAGAACTTGTAAAACCAGGTTTAAATGGTCCATTCTGTATCCAAACTCTTGTAAATGATAACCTTGAAGTTGTTGTATTTGAAACAAGTGCAAGAACTGATGGCGGTACTAACACTTTCATGGAAGGTTCTTCTTACAGCTACCTTAAATATGGTGAAGGTATGAGTATGGGAAGAAGAGTTGCACGTGAAATTAAAATGGCATTAGAAAATGGTGGATTTGAAAAGATTATTACATAA
- a CDS encoding YfcE family phosphodiesterase produces the protein MLIGLISDTHIPDRRVKLPQKVLETFKDVDLILHAGDITSKSVIDELESIAPVVAVEGNMDRVVGEMDLPASKIIEVEGHKIGIIHGEVYPRGDTQNLYYSALELGVDILVSGHSHIAQLEKIKDVILVNPGSPTNPRLSDPSVALMEINGDDISIEFVQTGRPVCSALNFSKKAKKDN, from the coding sequence ATGTTAATTGGATTAATATCAGATACCCATATTCCAGATAGAAGAGTCAAGCTTCCCCAAAAAGTTTTAGAAACTTTTAAAGATGTAGATTTAATTCTTCATGCAGGAGATATAACAAGTAAAAGTGTTATTGATGAATTAGAATCTATAGCTCCAGTAGTTGCAGTTGAAGGAAATATGGATAGGGTTGTTGGTGAGATGGATTTACCTGCCTCTAAGATTATTGAGGTAGAAGGGCATAAAATTGGGATTATTCATGGAGAAGTTTATCCAAGGGGAGATACACAAAATTTATATTACTCTGCATTAGAATTAGGAGTAGACATTCTCGTAAGTGGACATTCACATATAGCACAACTTGAAAAGATTAAAGATGTTATTTTAGTAAATCCAGGAAGCCCGACAAATCCACGATTATCTGATCCATCTGTTGCATTAATGGAAATAAATGGTGATGATATTAGTATAGAATTTGTTCAAACTGGAAGGCCAGTTTGTTCTGCATTAAATTTCTCGAAAAAAGCTAAAAAAGATAATTAA
- a CDS encoding RlmE family RNA methyltransferase, which produces MGSKWQVEKKKDPYYKRAKSEEYRSRASYKLKQLDKKYKIIKEGDTVLDLGAAPGGWSQVALEKVGEEGIVVGVDLNRIKPFHEANYYGIRGDFTKEIVQEKIMELTNGKVKVLISDAAPSLTGVKDLDQLRSVDLVETVFKIADNLLETEGNLVIKAFQGSEYKNLLDSIKYDFRKVKSTKPPSSRQKSKEMYIVGLGYRKGPKKKK; this is translated from the coding sequence ATGGGAAGTAAATGGCAGGTAGAAAAGAAAAAGGATCCCTATTATAAAAGAGCTAAAAGTGAAGAATATCGTTCAAGAGCATCATATAAACTTAAACAACTTGATAAAAAATATAAAATCATTAAAGAAGGAGATACTGTACTAGATTTAGGTGCTGCTCCAGGCGGATGGTCTCAAGTTGCTTTAGAAAAAGTAGGTGAAGAGGGAATAGTTGTAGGGGTAGATTTAAACAGAATCAAGCCCTTCCATGAAGCTAACTATTATGGTATTAGAGGAGACTTTACAAAAGAAATTGTTCAAGAGAAAATTATGGAATTAACTAATGGTAAGGTTAAAGTTTTAATCTCAGATGCTGCACCTTCATTAACTGGAGTTAAAGACTTGGACCAGTTAAGATCTGTTGATCTTGTTGAAACCGTCTTTAAAATTGCAGATAATCTTCTTGAAACTGAAGGAAATTTAGTAATTAAAGCCTTTCAAGGGTCTGAATACAAAAATCTTTTAGATAGTATAAAATATGATTTTAGAAAAGTAAAATCTACTAAACCACCATCATCAAGACAAAAAAGTAAAGAAATGTATATTGTAGGTTTAGGTTATAGGAAAGGTCCAAAAAAGAAAAAATAG